From a single Leptospira levettii genomic region:
- a CDS encoding circularly permuted type 2 ATP-grasp protein, with protein sequence MFIADYSAKNIYDEMFSNEGFPRKSYDFVKTKMESLGGIELLKRSSSAERALMSLGITFTLYGDGGEQERIMPFDVIPRIVPSEEWINIEKGLKQRILALNLFLNDIYGEQKILKDKIIPRDIIESSTGFLKQCIGLKPPKDIWIHITGTDLVRDGAGAFHVLEDNLRCPSGVSYVLENREVMKRTFPELFEKLNIRQVYDYPYHLRSMLENLTDVSDPVIAVWTPGVYNSAYYEHSFLAQKMGVYLVEGSDLVVENHKVYMKTTKGLRKVDVVYRRIDDTFMDPSSFREDSLLGVKGIFEAYKRGNVALANAPGTGVADDKVIYSYVPKIIKYYLGEDSIIPNVPTYLCSEDSDLKYVLDNIHNLVVKAANGAGGYGMIIGPKSSKQEQEDFKELIKADPRNYIAQPVLNLSTVPTLISDKIESRHVDLRPFILYGKDIYVMPGGLTRVALRKGSLVVNSSQGGGSKDTWVLG encoded by the coding sequence ATGTTTATCGCAGACTATAGCGCAAAAAATATCTATGATGAGATGTTTTCCAATGAAGGATTTCCACGTAAAAGTTATGATTTTGTGAAAACAAAAATGGAAAGTTTAGGTGGGATTGAATTACTCAAACGAAGTAGTTCCGCCGAACGTGCATTAATGTCACTTGGGATCACCTTTACTTTGTATGGTGATGGCGGAGAACAAGAAAGGATTATGCCTTTTGACGTCATTCCTCGAATTGTGCCAAGTGAGGAATGGATCAATATTGAAAAAGGATTAAAACAAAGAATCCTTGCTCTCAATTTATTTCTAAATGATATTTATGGCGAACAAAAGATCCTTAAGGATAAAATCATTCCTCGGGACATCATAGAGTCTAGTACAGGTTTTCTAAAACAATGTATAGGATTAAAACCACCAAAAGACATTTGGATTCATATAACAGGAACTGACCTCGTTCGTGATGGAGCAGGTGCGTTTCATGTTTTGGAAGATAATTTACGATGCCCGTCTGGTGTTTCTTATGTATTGGAAAATCGTGAAGTGATGAAACGAACCTTTCCTGAACTTTTTGAAAAATTAAACATTCGCCAAGTTTATGATTATCCATATCACTTACGTTCCATGTTAGAAAATCTAACAGATGTCAGTGATCCAGTGATTGCTGTATGGACACCGGGTGTTTATAACTCAGCCTATTATGAACATAGTTTTTTAGCTCAAAAGATGGGAGTGTATTTAGTTGAAGGTTCGGATCTTGTTGTAGAAAACCATAAGGTATACATGAAAACAACAAAAGGTCTTCGTAAAGTAGATGTAGTCTATCGAAGAATCGATGATACGTTTATGGATCCATCTAGTTTCCGTGAGGATTCCTTACTTGGAGTTAAAGGGATTTTCGAAGCATATAAACGTGGAAATGTGGCCCTGGCAAATGCACCAGGAACTGGCGTAGCCGATGATAAGGTAATTTATTCGTATGTGCCAAAGATCATCAAATATTACTTAGGTGAAGATTCCATCATTCCAAATGTTCCAACATATCTCTGTTCAGAAGATTCGGATCTAAAATATGTTTTAGATAATATCCATAACTTGGTTGTCAAAGCTGCCAATGGTGCCGGTGGATATGGTATGATCATTGGACCCAAGTCTTCTAAACAGGAACAAGAGGATTTTAAGGAACTGATCAAAGCAGATCCGAGAAACTATATTGCCCAACCAGTGTTAAATCTTTCAACAGTTCCCACATTAATTTCAGATAAAATAGAATCGAGACATGTTGATTTGAGACCGTTCATTTTGTACGGTAAAGATATTTACGTTATGCCTGGTGGATTGACACGAGTAGCATTACGAAAAGGTTCTCTAGTTGTGAATTCATCCCAGGGAGGCGGTTCAAAAGACACCTGGGTTTTAGGATAA
- a CDS encoding alpha-E domain-containing protein, with protein sequence MLSRVAESVFWMNRYIERAENYSRFIDVNHQLSLDLNEEVPNQWLPLVHTTGDYELFAKKYSEPSPVNVIRFMTFDEENPNSIFQCLSKARENARTIRENISTSMWEVLNEFYLYVKDYRKLYLETNGEHRDTLSMGLSDFLSTVRKSCQSFYGCSDATISHDEVWNFSLLGRFLERADKTTRILDMKYFILLPSVHDVGSTLDLLQWLSLLKSASAHEMYNRRYKKIDPTDIAEFLILNDTFPRSIIFCIQEMQEALEKISGLKEGLPRNSAQDATTVYLNKLRSENIKSIFDKGLHEYLDDIQIELNQIGSKIVERFFTN encoded by the coding sequence ATGTTAAGCCGAGTTGCCGAATCAGTTTTTTGGATGAATCGGTACATTGAAAGAGCGGAGAACTATTCCCGCTTTATCGATGTCAATCATCAATTGTCTTTGGATTTAAATGAAGAAGTTCCTAACCAATGGTTACCATTGGTGCATACCACAGGTGATTATGAATTATTTGCTAAAAAATATTCAGAACCATCTCCTGTGAATGTCATTCGGTTTATGACCTTTGATGAAGAGAATCCTAATTCTATTTTTCAATGTTTATCCAAAGCACGGGAAAATGCCCGTACGATTCGTGAAAATATTTCTACTTCCATGTGGGAAGTGTTAAATGAATTTTACCTCTATGTAAAAGACTATCGTAAACTCTATTTAGAAACGAATGGAGAACATAGAGATACATTGTCTATGGGGCTTTCGGATTTTTTGAGTACAGTTCGAAAAAGTTGCCAAAGTTTTTATGGATGTTCTGATGCTACGATCTCTCATGATGAAGTTTGGAATTTTTCTTTATTAGGAAGATTTTTAGAACGTGCAGATAAAACCACACGTATCTTGGATATGAAGTATTTTATCCTTCTTCCATCAGTCCATGATGTAGGATCTACATTAGATTTATTACAATGGTTATCACTTCTAAAATCTGCAAGTGCACATGAGATGTACAACCGTAGGTATAAAAAAATCGATCCTACGGATATCGCAGAGTTTTTAATCTTAAACGATACTTTCCCTAGATCGATAATCTTTTGTATCCAAGAGATGCAAGAAGCATTGGAAAAAATTTCAGGATTAAAGGAAGGTTTACCTCGAAATTCTGCTCAAGATGCAACAACAGTCTATTTAAATAAGTTACGATCTGAAAATATCAAATCTATTTTTGACAAAGGTTTACACGAATATCTGGATGATATTCAAATTGAACTCAATCAAATCGGATCGAAAATTGTGGAACGATTTTTTACCAACTAA
- a CDS encoding DUF2126 domain-containing protein: protein MSIRVALTHITTYQYDKSISLSPHVIRLRPAPHTKNHIVSYSLNILPEQKFLNWQQDPFGNYLARLVFPEKTNILQVAVDLVTDLKVINPFDFFVEEYAENYPFSYDKILKKELTPYLKPKKPGKLLSSYLKSIKVERKRVVEFLVALNAKVYNDIGYVIRMEPGVQSTEVTLSKRLGSCRDSAYLLVQILRHLGLAARFVSGYLIQLKADVKSLDGPSGTEVDFTDLHAWAEVYLPGAGWVGLDPTSGLFTGEGHIPLAATPEPESAGPIYGFAEKAKMEFSFSMHVERVLETPRVTLPYLEEDWNRILKLGDSINKRIKKNDIRLTIGGEPTFVSTENREAPEWNFDALGFEKYSKSEQLIKRLGKHFAEGGLLQYGQGKWYPGEPIPRWAMISYWRKDKEPLWRNPHLLADDRYTGSANTDDARKFVSSLVKYLNVPSSSVLPAYEDNLYYLWQESNLPEETESLLDGLNSYDVLERKRILKVLDQGLHKEVGYVLPLDFDVFQKAWISDEWKFRRKKMFLIPGDSPIGLRLPLQSLGGKSYYTNPEDPFSPKSPLPKVKELSQYPLTMANVSYPWGGIHTRTALCVEPRNGNLRVFLPPIQSLEGWLHLIYAIEQTALETDLPIVIEGYEAPNDPRLNRFKITPDPGVIEVNFHPSSQFEEIVEKTKILYEEAYQLRLTAEKFLIDGRHSGTGGGNHITLGGETAGDSPFLRKPSLLRSIVSYWQNHPGLSYLFSGLFIGPTSQSPRVDEARNDSLHELKIAFQQIDSSKTTPPWLLDRLLRNILIDVTGNTHRTEISIDKLFDPGSPTGRLGLIEMRAFEMPPHFQMSVVQQAFMMAIICKFWEEPYYGNPINWNTELHDRYMLPYFVYRDFKEVIFDLQNQGFSFLSKDFDPFFEFRFPQYGICHLDGMEIELRMALEPWNVLGEENTSQGTSRGVDSATERVQVKIKGFHPERYKLSCNGFEVPLQATSVQNEFVAGVRFKAWNPVFTLHPQLPSQQSLVFDVYDTWNHRSLGGCTYHVSHPGGLSYQTIPINAYEAESRRISRFWTHGHKIGKSLPPVRLENKAFPCTLDLRMVTSK from the coding sequence ATGAGTATACGAGTTGCCCTAACCCATATCACAACATACCAGTATGATAAATCGATATCACTATCTCCACATGTGATTCGTTTACGACCTGCACCGCATACGAAAAATCATATTGTTTCCTATTCTTTAAACATTTTACCTGAACAAAAATTCTTGAATTGGCAACAAGATCCATTTGGCAACTACCTAGCCCGCTTGGTGTTCCCAGAAAAAACCAATATTTTGCAAGTGGCAGTTGATTTGGTAACCGATTTAAAGGTAATCAATCCATTTGATTTTTTTGTCGAAGAGTATGCAGAAAATTATCCATTTTCTTATGATAAGATTCTTAAAAAAGAACTCACTCCTTATCTCAAACCAAAAAAACCAGGTAAACTATTATCATCATATCTAAAGTCGATCAAAGTCGAAAGAAAAAGAGTTGTTGAATTTCTTGTTGCTCTAAATGCAAAAGTATACAATGACATCGGTTATGTGATACGAATGGAACCTGGAGTTCAATCAACGGAAGTCACTCTTTCCAAACGTTTGGGTTCTTGTCGCGACTCTGCATATTTACTCGTTCAAATATTAAGGCATCTTGGACTTGCGGCTCGTTTTGTATCTGGTTATCTCATCCAATTAAAAGCAGATGTAAAATCACTCGATGGTCCATCAGGTACAGAGGTTGATTTTACCGACCTCCATGCTTGGGCAGAAGTATACTTACCTGGAGCAGGTTGGGTGGGACTTGATCCCACATCAGGATTATTCACTGGAGAAGGGCATATCCCTCTAGCGGCCACTCCAGAGCCTGAATCAGCAGGTCCCATCTACGGATTTGCTGAAAAAGCAAAAATGGAATTTTCATTTTCTATGCACGTAGAACGTGTATTGGAGACTCCTCGAGTCACATTACCGTATTTGGAAGAAGATTGGAATCGTATTCTAAAGTTAGGTGATTCAATCAATAAACGAATCAAAAAGAATGATATTCGATTAACAATTGGTGGCGAACCTACTTTTGTTTCTACGGAAAACAGAGAAGCCCCAGAGTGGAATTTTGATGCTCTAGGATTTGAAAAGTATTCCAAATCAGAACAACTCATCAAACGATTGGGAAAACATTTTGCAGAAGGAGGATTATTGCAATATGGACAAGGGAAGTGGTATCCAGGAGAACCAATTCCAAGATGGGCAATGATATCCTATTGGCGAAAAGATAAGGAACCATTGTGGAGAAACCCTCATTTACTTGCAGATGATCGTTATACTGGTTCGGCAAACACAGATGATGCGAGAAAGTTTGTTTCAAGTTTAGTCAAATACTTAAATGTACCATCTAGTTCTGTTTTACCTGCTTATGAAGATAATTTATATTATTTATGGCAAGAATCTAATTTGCCGGAAGAAACTGAATCTTTGTTAGATGGTTTAAATTCTTACGATGTTTTGGAAAGAAAACGGATTTTAAAAGTTTTAGACCAAGGCCTTCATAAAGAAGTAGGGTATGTTTTACCATTGGATTTTGATGTTTTTCAAAAGGCTTGGATATCTGATGAATGGAAATTTCGCAGGAAAAAAATGTTCTTAATTCCTGGAGATTCGCCAATCGGCTTACGATTACCATTACAGTCTTTAGGTGGAAAGTCATATTATACGAATCCTGAGGATCCATTTTCTCCAAAATCGCCACTTCCAAAAGTAAAAGAGTTAAGCCAATATCCTCTAACTATGGCTAACGTAAGTTATCCATGGGGTGGGATTCATACTCGCACGGCCCTATGTGTGGAACCTAGGAATGGGAATTTAAGAGTTTTTTTACCACCAATCCAATCCTTAGAAGGTTGGTTACATTTGATATATGCCATTGAACAAACGGCATTGGAAACAGATTTACCAATTGTGATCGAAGGATACGAAGCACCGAATGATCCAAGGTTAAATCGATTTAAGATCACTCCAGATCCAGGTGTGATTGAAGTTAATTTTCATCCTTCGAGTCAGTTTGAAGAAATAGTAGAAAAAACGAAAATCCTGTATGAAGAAGCATATCAGTTGCGACTCACTGCTGAAAAATTTTTGATTGATGGAAGGCATTCTGGTACAGGTGGCGGAAATCATATCACGTTAGGTGGTGAAACTGCAGGTGACAGTCCATTTTTAAGAAAACCATCTTTGCTTAGAAGTATTGTATCCTATTGGCAAAATCATCCAGGACTTTCGTATTTATTTTCTGGGTTATTTATTGGACCAACCTCACAATCACCAAGAGTTGATGAAGCACGAAATGACTCATTACATGAATTAAAGATTGCTTTTCAACAAATTGATTCGAGCAAAACAACTCCTCCTTGGCTATTGGATCGCCTTTTAAGGAATATATTGATCGATGTAACAGGAAATACACATAGAACCGAAATATCGATCGATAAATTATTTGATCCAGGATCTCCAACTGGACGACTCGGATTGATTGAAATGAGAGCTTTTGAAATGCCACCTCATTTTCAAATGAGTGTAGTCCAACAAGCATTTATGATGGCGATCATTTGTAAGTTTTGGGAAGAACCATATTATGGAAATCCAATCAATTGGAACACGGAACTACATGATCGATATATGTTGCCTTACTTTGTCTATAGGGATTTTAAAGAAGTTATCTTCGATTTACAAAACCAAGGTTTTTCATTTTTATCAAAAGATTTTGATCCTTTTTTTGAATTTCGATTTCCTCAATATGGAATTTGTCACTTAGATGGAATGGAAATAGAATTGAGAATGGCTCTTGAACCCTGGAATGTGTTAGGTGAAGAAAATACTTCACAAGGTACATCTCGAGGTGTAGATTCAGCTACCGAACGAGTACAAGTGAAAATAAAAGGATTTCATCCTGAACGATACAAACTCAGTTGTAATGGGTTTGAAGTTCCCTTGCAAGCTACTTCAGTTCAAAATGAATTTGTTGCTGGTGTTCGTTTTAAAGCTTGGAATCCTGTTTTTACTTTACATCCGCAATTGCCATCACAACAATCATTGGTATTCGATGTTTACGATACTTGGAATCATCGTTCGCTTGGAGGTTGCACTTACCATGTTTCACACCCTGGAGGTTTATCTTACCAAACAATTCCAATTAATGCTTATGAAGCGGAATCCAGAAGGATTTCTCGATTTTGGACTCACGGACATAAAATAGGAAAAAGTTTGCCACCTGTTCGTTTGGAGAATAAAGCCTTTCCTTGTACCTTGGATTTACGTATGGTTACTTCTAAGTAA
- a CDS encoding circularly permuted type 2 ATP-grasp protein, protein MMTKDPYHLIDNYKTIPGVYDELYDADGQIRNKYKFLVKSFQELGPAELINRRRDTDRILRENGVTYNLYQSEQIEAKERPWELDLFPLVMESEEWRILERGLNQRADLLDALVRDVYSKRRLLYEKKIPAEILFNESSFLRACDGMYDSNHFLAKNPALLFFVCDLIRAADGNFYVLNDRVQAPSGSGYSLENRIVLSRIFPSMYRDAMVHRVAVYFRSLRKSLTQLSGVSGREPVIVLLTPGPSNETYFEHAYLAGYLGYTLVQGEDLTVRKNKVYMKTVEGLQQVDLILRRVDDDFMDPLELRGDSLLGVPGLLESVRSGNVKIANPIGTGFLENRALLPFYSELCRFYLGEDLLLPMAPTYWLGNKEQFQLVLQNPEKYVFKTVSRTDEETPVTFVELSGERKDSFLEKLNYAPKRFIAQEMIESATVPVLGESGFRPGRAIMRTFVSSSGSGYQTMAGGLVRVSPSLDEFFITSQRGAWSKDLWVLSTETQKEESLLVPKSDQILISRKSSGVPSRVADNLFWLARYLERSENQTRVIREAVFKILQVEDGYEKESLENILKLVTHVTNSYPGFLGDDSGELFANPFPELQRLTVNKNIVGSLGFHLRSLVIASKSVRDRLSDDMKKILLHLEDQSTHNIESYDQIIDFLQKIIVNLSSLTGLSFENMSREAGWYFLNLGRRIERSINMILMLQGMIQWKSFEDKSSFETFLRISDIRLTYNRRYSGKIDQESVLDILLFDTTNPRSLAYQLEQINGDLQFLPGKDKKVVYSEDRAALQLYTHFKMKDIAIFFEAETPLTAVSVWLEELHGYLRLLSDALSSRYFNYTEEQTRIGDTNG, encoded by the coding sequence ATGATGACAAAAGATCCCTATCATCTAATTGACAATTATAAAACCATACCAGGTGTGTATGACGAATTGTATGATGCAGATGGTCAAATTCGAAATAAATATAAATTCTTAGTTAAATCTTTCCAAGAGTTAGGTCCTGCAGAATTAATCAACCGTAGACGTGATACTGATCGAATTTTAAGAGAAAACGGAGTTACCTATAATCTCTATCAGTCTGAACAAATTGAAGCCAAAGAAAGACCTTGGGAACTCGATTTATTTCCATTGGTGATGGAAAGTGAAGAGTGGCGAATATTAGAAAGGGGACTAAACCAAAGAGCAGATCTTTTGGATGCGCTTGTACGTGATGTATATTCCAAAAGAAGATTGTTGTATGAGAAAAAAATTCCAGCAGAAATATTATTCAATGAATCATCCTTTTTGCGAGCTTGTGATGGGATGTATGATTCAAATCATTTTTTAGCTAAAAATCCAGCACTCTTATTTTTTGTTTGCGATTTGATCCGAGCAGCTGACGGAAATTTTTATGTTTTAAATGATAGAGTGCAAGCTCCATCTGGTTCAGGGTATTCATTAGAAAATAGAATTGTTCTGTCTCGAATTTTTCCAAGTATGTATCGAGATGCGATGGTTCATCGTGTAGCTGTTTACTTTCGATCCCTTCGAAAATCTTTAACTCAATTATCGGGTGTTAGTGGAAGAGAACCAGTGATTGTTTTATTAACTCCTGGTCCATCCAATGAAACATATTTTGAACATGCATATCTTGCCGGATATTTAGGTTACACTCTTGTACAAGGTGAAGATCTAACAGTCCGAAAGAATAAAGTATACATGAAAACTGTTGAAGGGTTACAACAGGTAGATTTGATTTTGCGCAGAGTAGACGATGATTTTATGGATCCTCTAGAACTAAGAGGGGATTCTTTATTAGGTGTACCTGGCTTATTAGAATCGGTGCGTTCGGGAAATGTAAAAATTGCAAATCCTATTGGAACTGGATTTTTAGAAAATCGTGCGTTATTACCATTTTATTCAGAGTTATGTAGATTTTACTTAGGTGAAGATTTATTACTACCAATGGCACCAACTTATTGGTTGGGTAACAAAGAACAATTTCAATTGGTTTTACAAAACCCTGAGAAATATGTTTTTAAAACAGTATCTAGAACTGATGAAGAAACTCCTGTTACCTTTGTTGAACTCAGCGGAGAAAGAAAAGATAGTTTTTTAGAAAAATTAAATTATGCTCCCAAAAGATTCATTGCCCAAGAAATGATTGAATCTGCCACAGTTCCAGTGTTAGGTGAGAGTGGGTTTCGCCCTGGCCGTGCCATTATGAGAACCTTTGTGTCTTCTTCTGGATCTGGATACCAAACTATGGCAGGTGGTCTTGTTCGAGTTTCTCCTTCTCTCGATGAATTTTTTATTACAAGCCAACGTGGAGCTTGGAGTAAAGATTTGTGGGTATTGTCCACAGAAACTCAAAAAGAAGAATCATTACTTGTACCTAAATCGGACCAAATCTTAATCTCTCGAAAAAGTTCGGGTGTTCCAAGTCGAGTTGCAGACAATTTGTTTTGGTTAGCTCGTTATTTAGAAAGATCGGAAAATCAAACAAGAGTGATACGAGAAGCAGTATTCAAAATCCTTCAGGTTGAAGATGGATATGAAAAAGAATCTTTAGAGAATATTTTAAAATTGGTAACACATGTTACAAATAGTTACCCCGGCTTTTTGGGTGACGATTCTGGTGAACTTTTTGCTAATCCATTTCCTGAATTACAACGTTTGACAGTTAATAAAAATATTGTTGGTAGTTTAGGTTTTCACTTAAGGAGTTTGGTGATTGCTTCTAAATCAGTAAGAGATCGTTTGTCTGATGATATGAAAAAGATCCTTCTTCATTTGGAAGATCAATCTACTCATAATATTGAATCATATGATCAAATCATAGATTTCCTCCAAAAAATTATTGTTAATTTATCATCTCTTACTGGCTTATCTTTTGAAAATATGAGTCGTGAAGCAGGATGGTACTTCTTAAACTTAGGCAGAAGAATTGAACGATCAATTAACATGATTCTGATGTTGCAAGGTATGATCCAATGGAAAAGTTTTGAAGACAAATCTTCTTTTGAGACATTTCTAAGAATCAGTGACATACGTCTCACATATAATCGAAGGTATTCCGGAAAGATTGACCAAGAATCTGTATTAGACATACTACTGTTTGATACAACTAATCCAAGATCATTAGCCTACCAATTGGAACAGATCAATGGAGATTTACAATTTTTACCTGGCAAAGATAAAAAAGTTGTTTATTCGGAAGATAGAGCAGCATTGCAATTGTATACACATTTCAAAATGAAAGATATTGCTATCTTCTTCGAAGCAGAAACTCCATTAACAGCAGTATCTGTTTGGTTAGAAGAATTACATGGATATTTAAGGCTTTTATCAGACGCACTTTCATCACGTTACTTTAATTACACAGAAGAACAGACTAGAATTGGTGATACAAATGGCTGA
- a CDS encoding transglutaminase family protein, producing the protein MADFRVIHKTKYSYDDLVAYCHNMAHMYPLTTNHQDCYRTHVTVNPKPVVSSFRRDYFGNQVFLFSVEDPHRFLEVVVESTVRTHQSFDFDLSKSTPWESIYEIIHDSTLDADLQAIEFLQPSPYISSKSAYADFAKFIFSENKPVYVAVLELTKYIFENFKYDPKATNINTPLEQVLMEKKGVCQDFSHLMIATLRSLKIPCRYVSGYLETFPPPGTQKLQGSDATHAWVSVYCPTLGWLDFDPTNGKLITEEYIITAIGRDYSDVSPLKGILFGGGKHKLKVEVDVIREQI; encoded by the coding sequence ATGGCTGATTTTAGAGTGATTCATAAAACTAAATATAGTTATGATGATTTAGTAGCCTATTGTCATAACATGGCACATATGTATCCCCTAACCACAAACCATCAGGATTGTTACAGAACTCACGTGACAGTAAATCCAAAACCAGTTGTGTCATCCTTTAGAAGGGATTATTTTGGAAACCAAGTGTTTTTATTTTCGGTTGAGGACCCTCATCGTTTTTTAGAAGTAGTAGTTGAGTCAACGGTAAGAACACATCAAAGTTTTGATTTTGATTTATCAAAATCTACTCCTTGGGAGAGTATTTACGAAATCATCCATGATTCAACACTTGATGCCGACCTACAAGCGATTGAATTCCTTCAACCTTCTCCATATATCTCTTCGAAATCCGCATATGCAGATTTTGCAAAATTTATATTTAGTGAAAACAAGCCAGTTTATGTCGCTGTTCTTGAACTAACGAAATATATTTTTGAAAATTTTAAATATGATCCTAAAGCAACTAATATCAATACTCCATTAGAACAAGTGTTAATGGAAAAAAAAGGTGTTTGTCAGGACTTTTCTCACTTGATGATTGCCACCTTACGTTCGTTAAAAATCCCATGTCGTTATGTTAGCGGGTATTTAGAAACATTTCCTCCTCCAGGAACTCAAAAATTACAGGGAAGTGATGCAACCCATGCTTGGGTATCAGTATATTGTCCAACTCTCGGTTGGTTGGATTTTGATCCAACGAATGGAAAATTGATCACTGAAGAATATATTATTACAGCAATTGGTCGGGATTATTCAGATGTTTCGCCTCTTAAAGGCATTTTATTTGGCGGTGGTAAACATAAACTGAAAGTTGAAGTTGATGTGATCCGCGAGCAAATATGA
- a CDS encoding Spx/MgsR family RNA polymerase-binding regulatory protein, with amino-acid sequence MGRSKLKVYEYSGCSTCRNALKYLNSKKIEFEQIPIRETPPSVTELKKAKQYLGDIKKLFNTSGKDYREGNWKEKLGKLSEDQIYKELSSNGNLVKRPFVVGDGWYLVGFKEGEWGEQI; translated from the coding sequence ATGGGTCGATCCAAACTGAAAGTTTACGAATATTCTGGCTGTAGTACGTGTAGAAATGCACTCAAATATTTAAATTCCAAAAAAATCGAATTTGAACAAATTCCCATTCGAGAAACTCCACCCTCTGTTACAGAATTAAAGAAAGCAAAACAATACTTAGGCGATATTAAAAAACTTTTTAATACCTCTGGCAAAGATTACCGTGAAGGCAATTGGAAAGAAAAATTGGGGAAACTTAGCGAAGACCAAATTTATAAAGAACTTTCCTCCAATGGAAATTTAGTGAAAAGGCCATTTGTCGTTGGAGACGGATGGTATTTAGTAGGTTTTAAGGAAGGGGAATGGGGGGAACAGATTTAG
- a CDS encoding UDP-N-acetylmuramate dehydrogenase — protein sequence MLVQNDIPLAPLTTFRLGGEAKYFISIKTIEDIKNALVYCQNQNLPYMILGGGSNTIIRDSGFDGVVLQIQIPGIRCLEANESSVIYEVGAGVIWDQFVEYVVKQGLTGIECLSGIPGSVGASPIQNIGAYGQEVKDTILSVQCLDETGREISISKQDCNFTYRNSEFKSGKFRNWIVCSVTFQLSKQKEPCVLYPEVKKQWDLLISESKEFNTNENLRTLQLESLRNLIIGLRKKKSMVLDESDPNTRSAGSFFTNPILSDSEIQKFLIQTGKLGFINPPIYNESNGTKKLSAAWLIEHSGIKKGDIFPGGVGISTNHCLGLININGTTKALLAMAESIQKRVFETFSIHLEREPVVRP from the coding sequence ATGTTGGTCCAAAATGATATCCCACTCGCTCCCCTTACAACATTTCGATTAGGTGGTGAGGCAAAGTATTTTATATCGATCAAAACAATAGAAGATATTAAAAATGCATTAGTCTATTGCCAAAATCAAAATCTCCCTTATATGATACTAGGTGGTGGATCAAATACAATCATTCGCGATTCTGGTTTTGATGGAGTTGTCTTACAAATTCAAATTCCTGGTATTAGATGTTTAGAAGCAAATGAATCCTCTGTCATTTATGAGGTGGGTGCCGGTGTCATCTGGGACCAATTTGTAGAATATGTCGTCAAACAAGGGTTAACTGGAATTGAATGTTTATCAGGAATCCCGGGATCAGTTGGTGCATCACCGATTCAAAATATTGGTGCATATGGCCAAGAAGTAAAAGATACAATACTTTCCGTTCAATGTTTGGATGAAACTGGAAGAGAAATCTCAATTTCAAAACAAGACTGTAATTTTACATATCGCAATAGTGAATTCAAATCCGGAAAGTTTCGAAATTGGATTGTATGCTCTGTTACTTTCCAACTATCAAAACAAAAGGAACCTTGTGTTCTTTATCCAGAAGTCAAAAAACAATGGGATCTTCTAATCAGCGAAAGTAAAGAATTCAATACTAATGAAAATTTACGTACTTTACAATTAGAGTCTCTAAGAAATTTAATAATTGGTTTAAGAAAGAAAAAATCCATGGTATTAGATGAAAGTGATCCTAACACTCGTTCTGCTGGTTCTTTTTTCACAAACCCAATTTTATCTGACTCGGAGATACAAAAATTTTTAATCCAAACAGGTAAACTAGGATTCATTAATCCTCCAATCTATAACGAATCCAATGGAACCAAAAAACTTTCGGCAGCATGGCTTATCGAACATTCCGGAATCAAAAAAGGTGATATTTTTCCAGGTGGAGTGGGTATCTCCACGAACCATTGTTTGGGTCTAATTAATATCAATGGAACCACAAAAGCATTATTGGCCATGGCGGAATCGATCCAAAAACGTGTGTTTGAAACTTTTTCCATCCATTTGGAGAGAGAACCAGTCGTAAGACCCTAA